A part of Marinobacter psychrophilus genomic DNA contains:
- a CDS encoding Mpo1-like protein: protein MEATVSAPKIFHSFAEFYPFYLNEHRNRTCRRLHFIGSSLVLAVIVWVAVSGNLLWLLALPVIGYGFAWVGHFGYEKNRPATFRHPLYSLMGDWVMFKDMLTGRIRF, encoded by the coding sequence ATGGAGGCTACTGTGAGCGCACCAAAAATCTTTCATAGCTTTGCTGAATTCTATCCCTTTTACTTAAATGAGCACCGTAACCGAACCTGTAGGCGATTGCACTTTATTGGCAGCTCACTGGTACTTGCCGTCATAGTCTGGGTGGCTGTGTCTGGCAACCTGCTTTGGCTGCTGGCGCTTCCAGTGATTGGGTATGGCTTCGCCTGGGTGGGCCATTTTGGCTATGAGAAAAATCGCCCTGCTACATTCCGCCACCCCCTATACAGCTTGATGGGCGACTGGGTTATGTTCAAAGACATGCTGACAGGAAGGATTCGATTCTGA